From Erythrobacter sp. YJ-T3-07:
AGGCGAGCCGAAGGCGCAGCGCGGCTGCGATCAGGCCGACTATCACGCCCGCCACAATCCCGATCACCGTCGACGTCCCCATCAGACCGCCGAGCCCCCGGACACTGGCAAGCAGGACTGCCAAGCCGACAAGAAGCGGCGGCAGGACATAACCCACCGCATCCGTGCTACGCTGCGCGAAGTGCGCTAGTGCGCCTTCGGTCCGGTGATATTCGAGTCGCCCCACCAACGCCCTGGCCAGCGCCGCGGCAATCAGGAATGCGGCGATTACAAGGATGACCTCGCGCCGCTCCGCAGGAAGCTCACCCAGCCAGGAGCGCGCGAACAGCGCGAGGACTGGCAGGGCCACCAGCACGGTCGGCAGATCACGTCCGCGCCGCGCCACCTGCCTTGCAAGCGCGGAGGTTATCGCCGCATCATGCCTGAGAAGCGCGAAACGCACTGCGGCCCGCCGGCCCTCAATCCTCCGTCGCGAGCAGGTACAGCTGCCGCGCGGCGTCGAGCGGTTTGACCAGCCCCTCGTCCTCATAATGCCAGAAGGTCCAGCCGTTGCAGCTGGGGGCGCCTTGCAGGTCCTTGCCGACCTGGTGGATCGATCCGTTGAGCTTTTCGTGAACCAGCGATCCGTCGGCGCGCACGGTGGCGGTCCAGCGGCGCTGCTTGTCGAACACCTGCGTGCCCGGTTTGACGAAGCCCGCCTCCACCAGCGTGCCGAAGGCGACGCGCGGTGCGGTGCGCTTGCTCTGCATGGTGGTCAGGGCGCTTTCGTCGAGCGGGAGCTCCTTCTCGATCCGTGCGCGGGCGACCTTGCGATAGCTCTCTTCACGCTCGCAGCCGATCCATTCGCGGCCCAGCCGCTTGGCGATCGCGCCGGTGGTGCCGGTACCGAAGAACGGGTCGAGGACCACGTCGCCGCGCTCGGTCGTGGCGAGCAGCACGCGGTAGAGCAGCGCCTCGGGCTTTTGCGTCGGGTGCGCCTTGTGACCCGCGTCGTCCTTCAGCCGCTCCCCGCCCGAACAGATCGGGAAGGTCCAGTCGCTGCGCATCTGAAGCTCGTCGTTCAATGTCTTCATCGCGCGGTAGTTGAACTGGTAGCGCGCCTTTTCGCCCTGGCTCGCCCAGATCAGCGTCTCGTGCGCGTTGGTGAAGCGCGTGCCGCGGAAATTGGGCATAGGGTTGGTCTTGCGCCACACGATGTCGTTGAGAATCCAGAAGCCCAGATCCTGCAGCGTCGCGCCGAGGCGGTAGATGTTGTGATAGCTGCCGATCACCCACAGCGCGCCGTCGGGCTTCAGAACCCGCCTGCACTCCGTGAGCCAGGCCTTTGAGAAGTCGTCATAAACCTTGAAACTGTCGAACTGGTCCCAGTGATCGGTCACCGCATCGACATGGCTGCCGTCGGGGCGGTTGAGATCGCCGCCGAGCTGCAGATTGTAGGGCGGATCGGCGAACACCAGGTCGACGCTGTTGTCCGGCAGGCGACGCATCGCCTCCACGCAGTCCCCGTCGAGGATCTGGCCCAGCGGCAGATCGTGCTTCGGCGCGATCGCGACCTTGCTGGTGCGTACCGCCTGCTTCGCGCGCGGCCTCGCCTTGGTTTCGACTGTCATGATGCGTGCATCCCCCAAAAACCTGTCGGCCGGGCGCCTTGAATGGCCCGGTCGAGTTATCCACAGGGGGACTCGATGAGTCCTCGGCGAGTCCCCGTCAAGTCATTCTTGGTAAATGCTTATGGTTAGGGCCGGGTAAAAGCGCGCCAACCCCTTGGAAAATCAGCTGAAAGCGAGTGCGGTATTCGCTGCGAATCCGCCCAGCATCAGCAGGCCGAACAGGCGACCGATCCGGTTCATGAAGCGGCACACCAGCACCAGCAGCAGCGCCGAGGCGGCGCAGATGGGCCAGCCGTACTGGAGCAGCTCGGGCGGGAGGGAGCTGCCCGACACGCTCATCGTCACGCCGCCGATCAGCAGCAGGTTGAAGATGTTGGAGCCCAGCACGTTGCCCAGCGCCAGCTCCGCATGGCCGCGAAACGCGGCGACGGCGGAGGCGGCCAGTTCGGGCAGCGAGGTGCCGACCGCGACGATCGTCAGCCCGATCACCGCCTGGCTGACGCCAAGGTCGCTCGCAATATCGATCGCCCCGGTCACCAGCCAGCGTCCGCCGAACACCAGGGCAGCAACGCCCAGCGCGAAGAACAGCAGCGAGAGCGCGAAATTGGAAGGCACCGCGGTTTCCTCCGCCTCGGCCTCTGCCTGCGCGGGCGGATGGCGGTAACGCCACACGATATAGATCACGAGTGCAGCCAGCAGGCCGACACCGATGAAGGGCGATCCGATCCTGAGCCAAGCGATCCCCCACACGATCAGCGTCAGCAGCAGCGCGACGACGGAATCGCGCCGCCCCACGCCCGCGAGGACGATCGGTGCGACCATTGCGGCACCGCCCAGGATCAGCAGCGAATTGGCGATGTTGGAGCCGACGATATTGCCCCACGCGATCTCGGGCGAACCGCTCAGCACGGCCTGCACGCTGGCGACCATCTCGGGCATCGAGGTCGCCGCACCGACGATCACCAGCCCGGTGAACAGCGTGGAGACGCCCAGCTTGTTGGCGATGCCCACCGCGCCGCGGACCAGCAGTTCCCCTCCCCCGGCAAGCGCGACGAGGCCGATGGCGATAAGGATCAGTGAACCGGTCATATGCGGCGGGGTGATAGCATGCCGCGCCCGCCCGCATAGGGGC
This genomic window contains:
- a CDS encoding calcium/sodium antiporter; the protein is MTGSLILIAIGLVALAGGGELLVRGAVGIANKLGVSTLFTGLVIVGAATSMPEMVASVQAVLSGSPEIAWGNIVGSNIANSLLILGGAAMVAPIVLAGVGRRDSVVALLLTLIVWGIAWLRIGSPFIGVGLLAALVIYIVWRYRHPPAQAEAEAEETAVPSNFALSLLFFALGVAALVFGGRWLVTGAIDIASDLGVSQAVIGLTIVAVGTSLPELAASAVAAFRGHAELALGNVLGSNIFNLLLIGGVTMSVSGSSLPPELLQYGWPICAASALLLVLVCRFMNRIGRLFGLLMLGGFAANTALAFS
- a CDS encoding site-specific DNA-methyltransferase — protein: MTVETKARPRAKQAVRTSKVAIAPKHDLPLGQILDGDCVEAMRRLPDNSVDLVFADPPYNLQLGGDLNRPDGSHVDAVTDHWDQFDSFKVYDDFSKAWLTECRRVLKPDGALWVIGSYHNIYRLGATLQDLGFWILNDIVWRKTNPMPNFRGTRFTNAHETLIWASQGEKARYQFNYRAMKTLNDELQMRSDWTFPICSGGERLKDDAGHKAHPTQKPEALLYRVLLATTERGDVVLDPFFGTGTTGAIAKRLGREWIGCEREESYRKVARARIEKELPLDESALTTMQSKRTAPRVAFGTLVEAGFVKPGTQVFDKQRRWTATVRADGSLVHEKLNGSIHQVGKDLQGAPSCNGWTFWHYEDEGLVKPLDAARQLYLLATED